In Polynucleobacter ibericus, a genomic segment contains:
- the gyrA gene encoding DNA gyrase subunit A codes for MEQAAKETLPISLEDEMRRSYLDYAMSVIVGRALPDVRDGLKPVHRRVLFAMYELNNDWNRAYKKSARIVGDVIGKYHPHGDSAVYDTIVRMAQDFSLRYMLVDGQGNFGSVDGDNAAAMRYTEIRLRKIAHELLADLDKETVDFGPNYDGSEKEPLILPAKVPNLLINGSSGIAVGMATNIPPHNLDEVVTACLHVLHNPECTIDELIEIIPAPDFPTAGIIYGVQGVREGYRTGRGRVVMRAKTHFEDLDKGARQAIIVDELPYQVNKKNLLERIAELVNEKKVEGISDLRDESDKSGMRVVIELKRGEVPEVVLNNLYKSTQLQDNFGMNMVALVDNQPRLLNLKQMLEYFLQHRREVVTRRTIFELRKARDRGHVLEGLAVALANIDEFIAIIKAAANPVIAKQELMGKAWDSSMVREMLARAETDTPGGRNAYRPEGLLPEYGMQTTGLYRLSDSQAQEILQMRLQRLTGLEQDKIVNEYKEVMSEISDLLDLLAKPERVTQVIETELKEVQSEFGIAGGDSGRRSFIEMNATELFTEDLITPQDMVVTLSNTGYMKSQPLSEYRAQKRGGRGKQAAATKNEDWIDTLFVANTHDIILCFSDRGRMYWLKVWEVPQGSRTSRGKPIVNMFPLIEGEKITVILPIKGYQDDHYVFMATSLGTVKKTRLSDFSNPRKAGIIAVDLNENDFLVGAAITDGQHDVMLFSDAGKAVRFDENDVRPMGRTARGVRGMNLGEGHQVIAMLVAPAEAAEGAEAAVVDANGIAIPSSVLTATENGYGKRTPIAEYTRHGRGTKGMIAIQTTERNGKVVAAALVSPEDQIMLITTGGILVRTRVSEIREMGRATQGVTLINVDEGTRLSGLQRIAESDSDDESDVDDVEEGDVSADPATDSNSDTAGDA; via the coding sequence ATGGAACAAGCCGCTAAAGAAACACTACCAATATCCCTCGAAGACGAAATGCGGCGGTCCTATTTGGACTACGCAATGAGCGTCATCGTCGGCAGAGCCCTGCCAGACGTGCGTGACGGCCTCAAACCGGTTCACCGCCGGGTCTTATTCGCTATGTATGAATTAAACAACGATTGGAACCGAGCTTACAAAAAATCTGCCCGTATAGTTGGCGATGTAATCGGTAAATACCATCCGCACGGTGATTCTGCGGTGTATGACACGATCGTTCGAATGGCCCAGGATTTCTCTCTGCGCTATATGCTGGTTGACGGGCAGGGTAACTTTGGCTCCGTAGACGGTGATAACGCTGCTGCAATGCGGTATACCGAGATCCGCCTTCGTAAGATCGCCCATGAGCTTTTGGCTGATTTGGACAAGGAAACGGTCGATTTCGGGCCAAATTACGACGGTAGCGAGAAGGAACCCCTGATTCTGCCTGCCAAAGTGCCTAATTTGCTGATAAATGGCAGTTCTGGCATTGCTGTGGGTATGGCGACCAATATCCCTCCCCACAACCTCGATGAGGTGGTTACAGCCTGTTTGCACGTGCTTCACAACCCAGAATGCACGATTGATGAGCTCATTGAGATCATTCCAGCACCCGATTTCCCGACCGCCGGCATTATTTACGGCGTTCAAGGCGTTCGTGAGGGCTATCGCACTGGTCGTGGCCGTGTAGTGATGCGTGCCAAAACTCACTTTGAAGATTTGGATAAGGGCGCACGTCAAGCCATCATCGTTGACGAGCTGCCATACCAAGTAAACAAAAAGAACTTGCTCGAGCGCATTGCTGAGTTGGTGAATGAGAAAAAAGTTGAAGGTATTTCTGATTTGCGTGATGAATCAGATAAATCCGGTATGCGTGTTGTGATTGAACTCAAACGCGGTGAAGTGCCTGAAGTGGTTCTCAACAATTTGTATAAGAGCACACAGTTACAAGATAACTTCGGTATGAACATGGTGGCCTTGGTTGATAACCAACCACGTTTGTTGAACTTGAAGCAAATGCTTGAGTACTTCTTGCAGCATCGTCGCGAAGTAGTTACACGTCGTACGATTTTTGAATTGCGTAAAGCACGCGATCGTGGTCACGTCTTAGAAGGTTTAGCTGTTGCATTAGCAAACATCGATGAGTTTATTGCGATTATTAAAGCTGCTGCTAACCCAGTGATTGCTAAGCAGGAGTTGATGGGTAAAGCTTGGGATTCCTCAATGGTGCGTGAGATGTTGGCGCGTGCTGAGACCGATACGCCAGGCGGCCGTAACGCTTATCGCCCAGAGGGATTGTTGCCTGAGTACGGTATGCAAACTACTGGCTTGTATCGCCTCTCTGATAGTCAAGCGCAAGAAATTTTGCAGATGCGTTTACAACGCTTGACTGGCCTTGAGCAAGACAAGATCGTTAATGAGTACAAAGAAGTGATGTCCGAGATTTCTGACTTACTTGATTTGTTAGCGAAGCCAGAGCGCGTGACTCAAGTAATCGAAACTGAGTTGAAAGAAGTGCAATCTGAATTTGGTATTGCCGGCGGCGATTCAGGACGACGTTCATTTATTGAAATGAATGCAACCGAGCTCTTCACAGAAGATTTGATTACACCGCAAGATATGGTGGTGACACTCTCGAATACTGGTTACATGAAGAGTCAGCCGCTGAGTGAATATCGTGCGCAAAAACGTGGTGGACGCGGCAAGCAAGCTGCAGCTACTAAGAATGAAGATTGGATTGATACACTCTTCGTTGCCAATACGCATGACATTATTTTGTGCTTCTCCGATCGCGGCCGTATGTACTGGCTCAAAGTTTGGGAAGTTCCGCAAGGAAGTCGTACTTCACGCGGCAAGCCTATTGTGAATATGTTCCCGTTGATCGAAGGCGAAAAGATTACGGTAATTCTCCCGATCAAGGGCTATCAAGATGATCATTACGTCTTTATGGCTACCAGCTTGGGTACCGTCAAGAAGACACGTTTATCTGACTTCTCTAATCCACGTAAGGCCGGAATTATTGCGGTCGACTTGAATGAGAACGACTTCTTGGTAGGTGCAGCGATAACCGATGGTCAGCATGATGTGATGTTGTTCTCGGATGCAGGTAAAGCAGTACGCTTTGATGAGAACGATGTTCGTCCAATGGGTCGTACCGCACGTGGTGTACGTGGTATGAACCTAGGCGAAGGTCATCAGGTGATCGCTATGTTGGTTGCTCCCGCCGAAGCTGCAGAGGGCGCTGAGGCGGCTGTAGTCGATGCCAACGGCATCGCTATTCCAAGTAGCGTATTAACTGCAACAGAAAATGGTTACGGAAAACGTACTCCAATTGCTGAATACACTCGTCATGGCCGTGGCACCAAGGGCATGATTGCTATTCAGACAACTGAGCGTAATGGCAAGGTTGTTGCTGCTGCCTTGGTATCGCCAGAAGATCAGATTATGTTGATTACTACTGGCGGTATTTTGGTGCGTACACGTGTTTCTGAAATTCGTGAAATGGGTCGCGCTACTCAAGGTGTTACTTTGATCAACGTTGATGAAGGCACCCGCTTGTCTGGTTTACAGCGTATTGCCGAGAGCGATTCTGATGATGAAAGTGATGTTGATGATGTAGAAGAAGGTGATGTGTCTGCTGATCCAGCAACGGATTCTAATTCTGATACGGCAGGTGACGCTTAA
- the aroA gene encoding 3-phosphoshikimate 1-carboxyvinyltransferase — translation MPDITIGPFKRAQGSIVLPGSKSISNRALLLAALSTGTTTLTNLLDADDTQVMREALRQLGLAVTDQANNVCVVEGCKGQFPVREVDLFMGNAGTAIRPLTAALAMQGGNYRLSGVARMHERPIRDLVDGLRQVGAKIEYELQEGYPPIKILAADIQIKDVVKVRGDVSSQFLTALLMALPLVAKDPVCIEVIGELISRPYIDITLKLMARFGVNVACPDKQLFIIPAKTSDAVYRSPGQLSVEGDASSASYFLALGAISGGPVRVLGVGKDSIQGDVAFADALALMGANISAGEDWIEVAGVKNANGKLNGITIDCTEIPDAAMTLAVAALFAEGPTRLNNIASWRVKETDRIAAMAKELKKVGAIVEEGADYIVVQAPASQSDWKSPCEGIDTYDDHRMAMCFSLAAFGPNSLKINDPNCVAKTFPTYFAEFAKVVN, via the coding sequence TTGCCAGATATCACTATTGGACCTTTTAAGCGGGCGCAAGGCTCGATTGTGTTACCGGGATCTAAGAGTATTTCGAATCGTGCGTTGCTATTGGCTGCTTTATCAACTGGTACAACCACGCTCACAAACTTGCTAGATGCTGATGACACTCAGGTAATGCGTGAAGCTTTGCGTCAGTTAGGCCTTGCGGTGACCGATCAAGCAAACAATGTATGTGTTGTTGAAGGATGTAAGGGTCAATTTCCTGTGCGTGAAGTAGACCTCTTCATGGGTAATGCGGGCACTGCGATTCGTCCACTTACTGCTGCCTTAGCAATGCAAGGTGGTAACTATCGATTGTCTGGTGTAGCACGTATGCATGAGAGGCCTATTCGAGATTTGGTTGATGGTCTACGTCAAGTGGGTGCCAAGATTGAATATGAATTGCAAGAGGGCTACCCTCCAATCAAAATATTGGCAGCAGATATTCAAATTAAAGATGTTGTTAAGGTCCGCGGCGATGTATCGAGTCAGTTCTTGACAGCATTACTCATGGCCTTACCTCTAGTTGCTAAAGATCCAGTTTGTATTGAAGTCATCGGCGAATTGATTTCTCGTCCGTATATCGATATCACCCTAAAGTTGATGGCGCGCTTTGGTGTGAACGTTGCTTGCCCTGATAAACAATTATTCATCATTCCCGCAAAGACATCTGACGCTGTTTATAGGAGCCCTGGGCAGTTATCTGTAGAGGGTGATGCTTCATCTGCTTCTTACTTCTTAGCCTTGGGCGCCATTAGCGGCGGTCCTGTGCGTGTTCTGGGTGTTGGTAAAGACAGCATTCAGGGCGATGTGGCATTTGCTGATGCACTCGCTTTAATGGGCGCAAACATTAGTGCTGGTGAAGATTGGATAGAAGTTGCTGGCGTCAAAAATGCAAACGGCAAACTGAATGGCATCACGATTGATTGCACCGAAATTCCAGATGCAGCAATGACACTGGCAGTCGCTGCTTTATTTGCTGAAGGCCCAACTCGCTTAAATAATATTGCGAGCTGGCGCGTTAAAGAAACCGATCGCATTGCCGCAATGGCAAAAGAGTTGAAAAAAGTTGGCGCCATTGTTGAAGAGGGGGCTGATTACATTGTTGTGCAGGCCCCAGCATCACAATCTGATTGGAAATCGCCATGTGAAGGCATTGATACTTACGATGACCATCGTATGGCAATGTGCTTTTCTCTCGCTGCCTTTGGGCCAAATTCGCTAAAGATTAATGATCCGAATTGTGTAGCGAAAACATTCCCAACTTACTTCGCTGAATTTGCGAAGGTCGTGAATTAA
- the rpsA gene encoding 30S ribosomal protein S1, with protein sequence MSESFAELFEESLTRSNMKTGQVISAEVLRIDHNFVVVNAGLKSEAFIPVEEFHNDAGEIEVAPGDFVSVAIDALENGYGDTILSRDKAKRLASWMNLEKALEQAEIVTGTVTGKVKGGLTVMVNGIRAFLPGSLVDTRPIKDTSPYEGKTMEFKVIKLDRKRNNVVLSRRAVVEASQGEERAKLMSNLKEGAVVTGLVKNITDYGAFVDLGGIDGLLHITDLAWRRVRHPSEMLTVGQEVTAKILKFDQEKNRVSLGVKQLGDDPWVGIARRYPPNTRLFGKVTNLTDYGAFVEIESGIEGLVHVSEMDWTNKNVAPSKATALGTEVEVMVLDIDEDKRRISLGIKQCKANPWEEFSRAQQKGDKLTGAIKSITDFGVFIGLPGGIDGLVHLSDLSWNEPGEEAVKKYKKGDEVEATVLAIDVEKERISLGIKQLSGDPFNNYTSVSDKGSLVTGTVKAVDAKGATIHLADEVEAYLRASEISTDRVEDARNVLKEGDSVTAMIINIDRKSRVINLSIKAKDSSDQQDAMSKLQGDAQSGTTNLGALLKAKLDNQG encoded by the coding sequence ATGTCTGAATCATTTGCAGAATTATTTGAAGAATCATTAACCCGATCGAATATGAAGACCGGCCAAGTTATTTCGGCTGAAGTTCTTCGCATCGACCATAACTTCGTCGTTGTTAACGCTGGCTTAAAGTCTGAAGCGTTTATTCCTGTTGAAGAATTCCATAACGACGCTGGCGAGATTGAAGTAGCTCCTGGCGATTTCGTTTCTGTTGCTATTGACGCTCTTGAGAACGGCTATGGCGACACAATCCTTTCCCGTGACAAAGCTAAGCGCTTGGCCTCATGGATGAATTTGGAAAAAGCTCTCGAGCAAGCTGAAATCGTTACCGGTACTGTTACTGGTAAGGTTAAAGGCGGCTTGACTGTCATGGTTAACGGTATCCGCGCATTCTTGCCTGGATCACTCGTTGATACTCGCCCAATCAAAGACACCAGCCCTTACGAAGGTAAGACGATGGAGTTCAAGGTTATCAAGCTCGACCGTAAGCGTAACAACGTAGTGTTGTCACGCCGTGCTGTTGTTGAAGCTAGCCAAGGTGAAGAGCGTGCTAAGTTGATGTCTAACCTTAAAGAAGGCGCAGTAGTTACTGGCCTCGTTAAGAACATCACTGATTACGGCGCGTTCGTTGACCTCGGTGGTATCGATGGCCTCTTGCACATCACTGACTTGGCATGGCGTCGTGTGCGTCACCCAAGCGAGATGTTGACTGTTGGTCAAGAAGTAACCGCAAAGATTTTGAAGTTCGATCAAGAGAAGAACCGTGTTTCACTCGGCGTGAAGCAATTAGGTGATGATCCTTGGGTTGGTATCGCTCGTCGTTACCCACCGAATACCCGTTTATTCGGCAAAGTAACTAACCTGACTGACTACGGCGCATTCGTGGAAATCGAATCCGGCATCGAAGGTTTAGTACACGTTTCTGAAATGGACTGGACTAACAAGAACGTTGCTCCAAGTAAAGCTACAGCATTAGGAACCGAAGTTGAAGTCATGGTTCTGGACATTGATGAAGACAAGCGTCGTATTAGCTTAGGCATCAAGCAGTGCAAAGCAAATCCATGGGAAGAGTTCTCACGTGCACAGCAAAAAGGCGATAAGCTCACTGGCGCAATCAAGTCTATTACTGACTTTGGCGTGTTCATTGGCTTGCCTGGCGGTATCGACGGTTTAGTTCACCTCTCAGACCTCTCATGGAATGAGCCAGGCGAAGAAGCTGTTAAGAAATACAAAAAAGGTGATGAAGTTGAAGCCACTGTATTGGCAATTGATGTTGAGAAAGAGCGTATCTCTCTTGGTATCAAGCAATTGTCTGGCGACCCATTCAACAACTACACATCTGTCAGCGACAAGGGTAGCCTTGTTACTGGTACTGTGAAAGCGGTTGATGCCAAGGGTGCAACTATTCACTTGGCTGATGAAGTTGAAGCTTACTTACGTGCTTCTGAGATCTCAACAGATCGCGTTGAAGATGCACGCAATGTATTGAAAGAGGGCGACAGCGTAACTGCAATGATCATTAATATTGATCGTAAGTCACGCGTTATCAATCTTTCAATTAAAGCAAAAGACAGCTCTGATCAACAAGATGCAATGAGCAAGCTCCAAGGTGATGCGCAGTCTGGCACAACCAATTTGGGTGCTTTGTTAAAAGCAAAATTGGACAATCAAGGCTAA
- a CDS encoding prephenate dehydrogenase has product MTVINPASNHGTVTIVGVGLIGASLGLALKKAGVVTKVLGVGRSKENLDQAQKMGAIDGVVDLVEAAKQSDVIVLCVPVAQMRAAFEVIEPHLEPRTMITDAGSTKGDVILAAKEVLGKKACQFVPAHPIAGGAQHGASAAKADLFQGKQTIICPLQENSPEDIALITGFWESVGSEVKKIGVVQHDAIYAAVSHLPHLLSYALMASVVNSEDADQKLSHVGAGFKDFTRIAASSPEMWRDICLGNRTAILKELDQYLLIVNHMRKLVAENDGSGLEKLFNKASKARQDLDVL; this is encoded by the coding sequence ATGACAGTTATTAATCCAGCAAGTAATCACGGCACTGTCACCATCGTTGGGGTTGGTTTGATTGGCGCATCTTTAGGCTTGGCGCTCAAAAAAGCAGGCGTGGTTACTAAAGTGCTGGGTGTCGGTCGCAGCAAGGAAAATTTAGATCAAGCGCAAAAGATGGGTGCGATTGATGGGGTAGTAGATTTAGTTGAAGCCGCAAAGCAGTCTGATGTGATTGTGCTTTGTGTGCCAGTGGCACAAATGCGTGCTGCGTTTGAAGTGATTGAGCCACATCTTGAGCCTCGCACCATGATTACTGATGCTGGTAGCACTAAAGGTGATGTGATTTTGGCTGCCAAAGAAGTATTGGGCAAGAAGGCTTGTCAGTTTGTACCTGCTCATCCGATTGCTGGAGGAGCACAGCATGGAGCAAGTGCTGCTAAGGCTGATTTATTTCAAGGTAAGCAAACTATTATTTGCCCATTGCAAGAGAACTCACCCGAAGATATTGCTTTGATCACAGGTTTTTGGGAGTCGGTTGGCTCTGAGGTGAAGAAGATTGGTGTTGTTCAGCACGATGCTATTTACGCAGCGGTTTCACACCTCCCTCATCTTCTGTCTTATGCATTGATGGCCAGCGTAGTGAACTCTGAAGACGCTGATCAAAAATTAAGCCATGTGGGTGCTGGTTTTAAGGATTTCACCCGCATTGCTGCCTCGAGTCCTGAGATGTGGCGTGATATTTGTCTAGGTAATCGGACTGCAATTTTAAAAGAGCTGGATCAGTATTTACTCATCGTGAATCACATGCGTAAACTCGTTGCCGAAAACGATGGCTCTGGTTTAGAAAAATTATTTAATAAGGCGAGCAAAGCGCGTCAAGATTTGGACGTACTTTAA
- the cmk gene encoding (d)CMP kinase: protein MSAFPVIAIDGPTASGKGTVASLVAEKLGFHYLDSGALYRLVALASEQQGIDVKNGPELGLLVPKLLISFKNGQIFLNGEDITDAIRVENIGLRASAIAVHPEVRAALVGLQRSFRQSPGLVADGRDMASVIFPDAVLKVFLTATAAARAERRYKQLIAKGISAKLSDLLQDLQERDARDSSRGAAPLLVADGAKVLETSDLSIDQAVKTVLDWYQSAIA from the coding sequence ATGAGCGCATTCCCGGTCATCGCTATTGATGGTCCTACCGCCTCAGGCAAGGGAACGGTTGCTTCTTTGGTGGCAGAAAAGTTAGGCTTTCATTATTTGGACAGCGGCGCCCTTTATCGTTTGGTGGCCTTGGCCAGTGAACAACAGGGAATAGATGTCAAAAATGGTCCGGAATTAGGTCTATTAGTTCCTAAGTTATTGATTTCATTCAAAAATGGTCAAATTTTCCTGAATGGCGAGGATATAACTGACGCCATTCGGGTTGAAAACATCGGTTTACGGGCATCGGCTATAGCGGTTCATCCAGAGGTAAGGGCTGCTTTAGTGGGTCTGCAGCGCAGTTTTCGCCAATCTCCGGGCCTGGTGGCCGATGGCAGGGATATGGCCAGCGTGATATTCCCAGACGCAGTTCTGAAGGTTTTTCTGACTGCCACTGCCGCTGCCAGAGCTGAGCGTCGCTATAAGCAATTGATAGCTAAGGGAATTTCTGCTAAACTTTCCGACTTACTGCAAGATTTGCAGGAGCGCGATGCCAGAGACAGTAGTCGAGGTGCCGCACCCTTGTTAGTTGCAGATGGTGCAAAAGTGCTTGAAACATCAGATTTATCGATAGATCAAGCAGTTAAGACGGTTTTGGATTGGTATCAATCTGCAATCGCCTAG
- the serC gene encoding 3-phosphoserine/phosphohydroxythreonine transaminase, producing MTFDRRIFNFAAGPATLPEEVLKQAADEMLNWRGLGTSVMEISHRSKEFMEVYEEVIQDLRTLMNIPDSYEILLLQGGGLGQNAAIPMNLMPLAKNGPKADFIVTGVWSEKSFKEAQKYGSANLTASSAAEKFNTIPARSTWNLSSDAAYVHYCANETIGGVEFPGVPDVGNIPLVADISSNILSKEMDVNQCAVWFGGAQKNIGPSGVTIVIVRKDLIGHSMSITPTIWDWSVQANTQSMINTPPTFSIYMAGLGFKWLLKQGGVKAIEKRNQEKADLLYSFLDQSSLYENRVTKEYRSRMNVTFFLKDENLNAEFLAQSNAAGLVALRGHKAAGGMRASIYNAMPIEGVKALVEFMQDFERRA from the coding sequence ATGACTTTTGACCGCCGCATTTTTAATTTCGCTGCGGGGCCTGCTACTTTGCCTGAAGAGGTGTTGAAGCAGGCTGCCGATGAAATGCTCAATTGGCGCGGACTCGGTACCAGCGTGATGGAGATTAGTCACCGCAGTAAAGAGTTTATGGAAGTGTACGAAGAGGTTATTCAAGACCTTCGTACTTTGATGAACATTCCGGACAGCTACGAGATCTTGCTACTGCAAGGTGGCGGTCTTGGTCAAAACGCAGCAATCCCAATGAATCTGATGCCTTTGGCTAAGAATGGCCCTAAGGCTGATTTCATAGTCACCGGTGTTTGGTCAGAAAAGTCATTTAAAGAAGCGCAGAAATACGGCTCAGCAAATTTAACTGCCTCATCTGCTGCAGAAAAATTCAACACCATACCGGCTAGATCAACTTGGAATTTATCAAGTGATGCTGCCTACGTGCATTACTGTGCGAATGAGACTATTGGCGGTGTTGAGTTCCCAGGTGTGCCAGATGTTGGCAATATCCCCTTAGTCGCAGATATCTCCAGCAACATTCTTTCTAAAGAAATGGATGTCAATCAGTGCGCTGTTTGGTTTGGTGGGGCACAAAAAAATATTGGCCCATCTGGCGTGACGATTGTGATTGTTCGCAAGGATTTGATTGGCCATAGCATGAGCATTACTCCAACTATTTGGGATTGGTCAGTGCAGGCGAATACCCAATCCATGATTAATACGCCACCAACTTTTTCGATCTATATGGCTGGCCTTGGCTTCAAGTGGTTGCTCAAGCAGGGTGGCGTTAAAGCGATTGAGAAGCGCAATCAAGAAAAAGCCGATCTGCTCTATAGCTTTTTAGATCAAAGTAGCTTGTATGAAAATCGCGTCACTAAAGAATATCGTTCACGTATGAACGTGACTTTTTTCTTAAAAGATGAGAACCTGAATGCAGAGTTTTTAGCGCAATCGAATGCTGCTGGCTTAGTGGCATTGCGTGGCCATAAGGCTGCAGGCGGTATGCGTGCCAGCATCTATAACGCAATGCCGATTGAAGGTGTTAAAGCCTTAGTTGAATTTATGCAAGACTTTGAAAGGCGGGCTTAA
- the pheA gene encoding prephenate dehydratase, protein MSTEEQRLAPLREKIDALDAQILDLLTQRAKAAQEVGHVKGGFASPVFRPERERQVVARLQEINKGPLFPDGIAAIWREVMSACRALEARQTIAYLGPVGTFSEQAAQTYFGHSIAGLPCASLDEVFKAVEKGAAQFGVVPVENSSEGAISRTLDLLLDSSMRISGEVVLPIRHHLLTKSGNLDGVTTVCAHAQALAQCQQWLSVHAPQLKRQAVSSNAEAARMAASDSTLAAIAGDPAQEAYGLQAVAAQIQDDPQNRTRFVVVGNYVCQPTGKDQTSLVLSVDNQPGAVHRLLAPLAKHGVSMNRFESRPARKGTWEYHFYIDIAGHADDAKVLNALEELKGVAAFYKNLGSYPHSA, encoded by the coding sequence ATGAGTACTGAAGAACAGCGCTTAGCTCCCTTGCGGGAAAAGATTGACGCATTGGATGCGCAGATTTTGGATTTACTCACCCAGCGCGCAAAAGCTGCGCAAGAAGTGGGACATGTTAAAGGTGGCTTTGCTTCACCTGTGTTCCGTCCCGAGCGTGAGCGCCAAGTAGTTGCTCGTTTACAAGAGATTAACAAAGGCCCTTTATTTCCAGATGGCATCGCTGCTATTTGGCGCGAAGTGATGTCTGCATGCAGAGCATTAGAAGCTCGTCAAACAATTGCTTACCTTGGTCCAGTTGGAACGTTTTCTGAGCAAGCTGCGCAAACCTATTTCGGTCACTCAATTGCTGGTCTGCCTTGCGCCAGTTTGGACGAGGTATTTAAAGCTGTGGAGAAGGGTGCTGCACAGTTTGGAGTTGTGCCGGTAGAGAACTCCAGCGAAGGCGCGATTTCACGCACATTAGATTTATTGCTCGATTCTTCTATGCGTATTAGCGGTGAAGTAGTGTTGCCAATTCGTCATCACTTATTAACAAAGAGCGGCAATCTAGATGGCGTAACCACGGTTTGCGCTCATGCTCAAGCCTTGGCCCAGTGTCAACAATGGTTAAGTGTGCATGCTCCACAACTCAAGCGCCAGGCAGTTAGCAGTAATGCAGAAGCAGCTCGTATGGCGGCTAGTGATTCTACTTTGGCTGCAATCGCCGGTGATCCTGCGCAAGAAGCTTACGGCTTGCAAGCAGTAGCTGCGCAGATTCAGGATGATCCACAAAACCGCACTCGTTTTGTTGTTGTAGGTAACTATGTCTGCCAACCAACTGGCAAGGATCAAACCTCTTTAGTGCTCTCAGTAGATAACCAGCCGGGTGCAGTGCACCGCTTGTTAGCGCCTTTGGCAAAGCATGGCGTATCCATGAATCGCTTTGAATCTCGGCCTGCGCGCAAAGGCACTTGGGAGTATCACTTCTATATTGATATTGCTGGTCATGCTGATGATGCCAAAGTATTAAATGCGCTTGAGGAGCTGAAAGGCGTAGCTGCTTTCTACAAGAACCTAGGTTCTTATCCTCACTCTGCCTGA
- the hisC gene encoding histidinol-phosphate transaminase — MTSKIGLKHIHAIAPYVGGRPISEVAREYGLDESKIVKLASNENPLGMPKSAQDAMLKAASDLGRYPDSNGFELKNVLAARLGVPTDWITLGNGSNDILELAARAVAQAGDEVIFSKHAFAVYPLATQAVGAKAVEVNATDIYGHDLPAMLAAIKASGDKAKLVFVANPNNPTGSYLTAKEIEDFLVAVPSNVVVVLDEAYNEYLTPEQRYDAIAWVKRFPNMILSRSFSKAYGLAGLRIGYGVAQPHLTDLLNRIRQPFNVNSLAQAAAIAAFQDTAFLQQGFELNRAGYAQLTKTFDELGLRYLPSAGNFVLVKVGEDDQAGARINLELLKRGIIVRPVGNYGLPQWLRISIGLPEENAAFIAALKEILS, encoded by the coding sequence ATGACTTCCAAGATTGGTCTAAAACATATTCATGCGATTGCCCCTTATGTTGGCGGGCGTCCCATTAGCGAAGTTGCTCGTGAGTATGGTTTGGATGAGAGCAAGATCGTCAAATTGGCCTCCAATGAAAATCCATTAGGTATGCCTAAGTCTGCACAAGATGCCATGCTCAAAGCAGCGAGTGATTTAGGTCGCTACCCTGATTCCAATGGCTTTGAGTTGAAGAATGTACTTGCCGCACGCCTTGGTGTACCAACCGATTGGATTACCTTGGGTAATGGCAGTAACGATATTTTGGAATTGGCTGCGCGTGCTGTAGCACAAGCTGGCGATGAAGTGATCTTTTCCAAACATGCATTTGCCGTATATCCACTAGCTACACAAGCCGTTGGTGCTAAAGCAGTTGAAGTTAATGCTACGGATATTTATGGCCATGATTTACCGGCCATGCTCGCGGCTATTAAAGCTTCCGGGGATAAAGCCAAGTTGGTATTTGTGGCCAATCCGAATAATCCAACTGGCAGTTATTTGACCGCTAAAGAGATCGAGGATTTCTTGGTGGCGGTTCCATCCAATGTGGTGGTGGTACTTGATGAGGCCTATAACGAATACCTGACGCCTGAGCAACGCTACGATGCGATTGCCTGGGTAAAGCGTTTCCCAAATATGATTTTGTCCCGTAGCTTCTCAAAAGCATATGGTTTAGCAGGCTTGCGCATTGGTTACGGTGTTGCTCAGCCACATTTAACCGATCTATTAAATCGCATTCGTCAGCCATTTAACGTCAATAGCTTGGCACAGGCTGCAGCGATTGCAGCTTTTCAAGATACCGCATTCTTACAGCAAGGCTTTGAGTTGAATCGTGCTGGTTATGCTCAGCTCACCAAAACTTTTGATGAATTGGGTTTGCGGTATCTGCCATCAGCAGGTAACTTTGTCTTAGTTAAAGTAGGTGAAGATGACCAGGCAGGTGCGCGTATCAACTTAGAGTTACTCAAGCGCGGCATTATTGTTCGTCCAGTTGGTAACTATGGCTTACCGCAGTGGCTGCGCATCTCTATTGGCTTGCCGGAAGAAAATGCAGCTTTCATTGCAGCTTTAAAAGAAATACTTTCCTAA